A window of Mangifera indica cultivar Alphonso chromosome 11, CATAS_Mindica_2.1, whole genome shotgun sequence contains these coding sequences:
- the LOC123228545 gene encoding protein YeeZ isoform X1: MEFCKLSARFSSFPLRFSPVPITPGHTRAHQSNIFPFSTVTATFSSSQAYKLEWQSQGQMFILGMGFIGQIFAQELKNEGWVVSGTCTTDIKKEKLQERGFDVFLFNANKPEQRILDALKHYSHLLVSIPPIVGVGDPMLQHMELLRSTLVDGHLQWLGYLSSTGVYGNCGGAWVDEEYPAKPTTELGKLRLAAEERWLNLAHDLGLSAQVFRLGGIYGPGRSAVDTIVKQVPLSESQKLRSSGQYTSRIHVDDICQVLKASIQKPSSGNIYNVVDDYPAPREEVFAYALDLIEEKWSGTYKESKSMEEAEPFGKKGSLRGEKRVSNARIKKELSVRLLHPSYKSGLQSIIDQMEKPYQCSFLCS, translated from the exons ATGGAGTTTTGTAAATTATCGGCTCGGTTTTCCAGTTTTCCTTTACGGTTCAGCCCCGTTCCAATAACTCCTGGTCATACAAGGGCCCATCAGTCAaatatttttccattttcaacTGTAACTGCTACATTTAGCAGTTCTCAAGCCTATAAATTAGAATGGCAATCTCAAGGCCAAATGTTTATTCTTGGCATGGGCTTCATCGGACAAATCTTCGCACAAGAGCTCAAGAATGAAGGCTG GGTTGTGTCTGGGACTTGCACAACTGATATTAAAAAGGAGAAACTTCAAGAGAGGGGTTTTGATGTTTTCCTTTTCAATGCTAATAAACCTGA ACAGAGGATTTTAGATGCTTTGAAACATTATTCTCATCTTCTTGTTTCTATCCCACCTATTGTTGGTGTTGGTGATCCG ATGCTTCAGCATATGGAACTTTTACGAAGTACATTAGTGGATGGACATCTTCAGTGGCTTGGTTATTTGTCATCGACTG GTGTATATGGAAATTGTGGTGGTGCTTGGGTAGATGAGGA GTACCCAGCTAAGCCTACAACTGAGTTGGGTAAATTGAGGTTAGCTGCTGAGGAAAGATGGTTAAATCTTGCACATGATCTTGGGCTCTCAGCACAAGTATTTCGACTTGGAGGTATCTATGGCCCTGGCAGGAG TGCTGTTGACACAATAGTTAAGCAGGTACCTCTGTCAGAAAGCCAGAAATTGAGAAGTTCCGGGCAATACACATCCAGAATTCATGTTGATGACATCTGTCAAGTACTTAAGGCCAGCATTCAAAAACCGTCTTCTGG GAATATATACAATGTTGTTGATGATTACCCTGCTCCCCGAGAAGAGGTATTTGCATATGCATTGGACTTGATTGAAGAAAAGTGGTCTGGCACCTACAAAGAAAGCAAATCTATGGAGGAAGCAGAACCATTTGGTAAAAAGGGAAGTTTGAGGGGTGAGAAGCGAGTTTCTAATGCTCGTATCAAGAAAGAATTAAGCGTAAGGCTGTTGCATCCAAGTTATAAATCAGGATTACAGAGCATTATTGACCAAATGGAGAAGCCATATCAATGCAGTTTCTTATGCTCATAA
- the LOC123228545 gene encoding protein YeeZ isoform X2: MFILGMGFIGQIFAQELKNEGWVVSGTCTTDIKKEKLQERGFDVFLFNANKPEQRILDALKHYSHLLVSIPPIVGVGDPMLQHMELLRSTLVDGHLQWLGYLSSTGVYGNCGGAWVDEEYPAKPTTELGKLRLAAEERWLNLAHDLGLSAQVFRLGGIYGPGRSAVDTIVKQVPLSESQKLRSSGQYTSRIHVDDICQVLKASIQKPSSGNIYNVVDDYPAPREEVFAYALDLIEEKWSGTYKESKSMEEAEPFGKKGSLRGEKRVSNARIKKELSVRLLHPSYKSGLQSIIDQMEKPYQCSFLCS; encoded by the exons ATGTTTATTCTTGGCATGGGCTTCATCGGACAAATCTTCGCACAAGAGCTCAAGAATGAAGGCTG GGTTGTGTCTGGGACTTGCACAACTGATATTAAAAAGGAGAAACTTCAAGAGAGGGGTTTTGATGTTTTCCTTTTCAATGCTAATAAACCTGA ACAGAGGATTTTAGATGCTTTGAAACATTATTCTCATCTTCTTGTTTCTATCCCACCTATTGTTGGTGTTGGTGATCCG ATGCTTCAGCATATGGAACTTTTACGAAGTACATTAGTGGATGGACATCTTCAGTGGCTTGGTTATTTGTCATCGACTG GTGTATATGGAAATTGTGGTGGTGCTTGGGTAGATGAGGA GTACCCAGCTAAGCCTACAACTGAGTTGGGTAAATTGAGGTTAGCTGCTGAGGAAAGATGGTTAAATCTTGCACATGATCTTGGGCTCTCAGCACAAGTATTTCGACTTGGAGGTATCTATGGCCCTGGCAGGAG TGCTGTTGACACAATAGTTAAGCAGGTACCTCTGTCAGAAAGCCAGAAATTGAGAAGTTCCGGGCAATACACATCCAGAATTCATGTTGATGACATCTGTCAAGTACTTAAGGCCAGCATTCAAAAACCGTCTTCTGG GAATATATACAATGTTGTTGATGATTACCCTGCTCCCCGAGAAGAGGTATTTGCATATGCATTGGACTTGATTGAAGAAAAGTGGTCTGGCACCTACAAAGAAAGCAAATCTATGGAGGAAGCAGAACCATTTGGTAAAAAGGGAAGTTTGAGGGGTGAGAAGCGAGTTTCTAATGCTCGTATCAAGAAAGAATTAAGCGTAAGGCTGTTGCATCCAAGTTATAAATCAGGATTACAGAGCATTATTGACCAAATGGAGAAGCCATATCAATGCAGTTTCTTATGCTCATAA
- the LOC123229597 gene encoding uncharacterized protein LOC123229597, whose product MGSVCCVAARDGTGPNRTGTETSHGNITCSPTWSFRGDHQRCVTGEIEDSSYQVSQEVSTNTSRVIKGVLGSERGNLSDGGNLENFRTPISCKSLVNGERDANCISLPSDIPMASNHSAELGSTASNFPVEVKNMEESPNIADTSTQKLSFSIPSSFSTPITDPLCTHPHPLPPSSTPSRRARRSPGHRLLRQVSDSRILGLKSPNNYPVSEGGSSVILSMCSNDLTAGSYGGSSDGWSMRTFSELVASSQRERCSFDSEHLGSGHGNISGSSSRFSCSPSIDLQTCGACSKLLTEKSSWCSQRIAAHNELSVVSVLVCGHVYHAECLEVMTADTDRYDPTCPICMVGEKQVSKMSRKALKAEAELKKKFHRISRNRVVDSYLDGESEDFDYQKDVKQDGEFPKAEASSSARSSSAKPFLRRYFSLGSKWNRSLAEKDSVQKKSFWGSYRKN is encoded by the exons ATGGGGTCAGTTTGCTGTGTTGCTGCTAGAGATGGAACTGGCCCAAATAGAACTGGAACTGAAACTTCACATGGGAACATCACATGCTCACCAACATGGAGCTTTCGTGGGGATCATCAAAGGTGTGTGACTGGTGAAATTGAGGATTCTTCATACCAAGTGTCTCAAGAAGTCAGCACAAACACAAGCAGGGTGATAAAAGGAGTATTAGGTTCTGAAAGGGGTAATCTTTCTGATGGGGGAAACCTTGAGAATTTCAGAACACCAATCTCTTGTAAATCACTGGTTAATGGTGAAAGGGATGCAAATTGTATTTCGCTACCATCTG ACATACCCATGGCAAGCAATCATTCAGCAGAATTGGGATCCACGGCTAGTAATTTTCCTGTGGAG GTGAAGAACATGGAAGAATCACCAAATATTGCTGATACATCAACACAGAAGCTTTCATTTTCCATACCTTCATCATTCTCAACACCAATAACTGATCCTTTATGTACCCATCCTCATCCACTTCCTCCTAGTTCAACTCCATCTAGAAGGGCTCGCAGATCACCTGGCCACAGGCTGTTGAGACAGGTTTCTGACAGTCGAATCTTAGGATTGAAATCACCTAATAATTACCCAGTATCTGAAGGAGGGTCTTCTGTCATACTTTCCATGTGCAGCAATGACTTAACTGCTGGATCCTATGGTGGCTCTTCTGATGGGTGGTCCATGCGCACTTTTTCTGAGCTTGTGGCCTCTTCACAAAGAGAGAGGTGTTCTTTTGACAGTGAACATCTGGGCTCTGGTCATGGCAATATAAGTGGATCCAGCAGTAGGTTCTCATGTTCACCCTCCATTGATCTGCAAACTTGTGGTGCATGCTCAAAGCTTTTGACAGAGAAATCTTCATGGTGTAGCCAGAGAATTGCTGCACACAATGAACTCTCAGTGGTTTCTGTGCTTGTTTGTGGACATGTTTACCATGCTGAGTGCTTGGAGGTTATGACTGCAGACACTGATAGATATGACCCAACTTGCCCAATATGTATGGTTGGAGAGAAGCAAGTCTCAAAGATGTCTAGAAAAGCTTTAAAAGCAGAAGCAGAACTAAAGAAAAAGTTCCATAGGATATCTAGAAACAGAGTTGTGGATAGTTATCTTGATGGTGAATCAGAGGATTTTGATTACCAAAAAGATGTCAAGCAAGATGGAGAATTTCCCAAGGCAGAAGCCAGTTCTAGTGCAAGGAGCTCCTCTGCAAAGCCTTTTTTGCGACGATATTTCTCTCTTGGGTCAAAGTGGAACAGATCACTAGCAGAGAAAGATTCAGTCCAGAAGAAGAGCTTTTGGGGCAGTTACAGGAAAAATTGA